One window from the genome of Magnolia sinica isolate HGM2019 chromosome 4, MsV1, whole genome shotgun sequence encodes:
- the LOC131243267 gene encoding uncharacterized protein LOC131243267 isoform X1, whose protein sequence is MLKLWNHLPNWDCEHCLAWHELNVKINAINAATEAVCLILSVDETVKTQVKDLLELYAKEHHILGMNKPQQLRELEIFVSFKVGATSMTVLRSLWQAYGSMSTGEVQIMPWPIGSMSTGEVQNIQKVCLSSLTLCHAAHCQTCWEQNSSSARACI, encoded by the exons ATGTTGAAGCTGTGGAACCATCTACCCAATTGGGATTGCGAACACTGTTTGGCTTGGCATGAATTGAATGTAAAG ATTAATGCTATAAATGCTGCAACTGAAGCAGTTTGTCTTATTCTAAGTGTGGATGAGACGGTGAAAACACAG GTTAAGGATCTTCTAGAGTTATATGCAAAGGAGCATCATATTCTTGGCATGAATAAACCCCAACAACTGAGAGAGTTGGAAATCTTTGTTTCATTCAAG GTAGGAGCTACAAGTATGACGGTCCTCAGAAGTTTATGGCAGGCCTATGGCTCCATGAGCACTGGGGAGGTTCAGATCATGCCCTG GCCTATTGGCTCCATGAGCACTGGGGAGGTTCAGAACATACAAAAAGTATGTTTGTCAAGTCTCACTCTCTGTCATGCAGCACATTGCCAAACTTGTTGGGAACAGAACTCTAGTTCTGCCCGTGCCTGCATTTAA
- the LOC131243267 gene encoding uncharacterized protein LOC131243267 isoform X3, whose product MSPLKHSTCCDFASHLICIVKDLLELYAKEHHILGMNKPQQLRELEIFVSFKVGATSMTVLRSLWQAYGSMSTGEVQIMPWPIGSMSTGEVQNIQKVCLSSLTLCHAAHCQTCWEQNSSSARACI is encoded by the exons ATGAGCCCATTGAAGCACAGCACATGCTGTGATTTTGCTTCACATTTGATTTGCATT GTTAAGGATCTTCTAGAGTTATATGCAAAGGAGCATCATATTCTTGGCATGAATAAACCCCAACAACTGAGAGAGTTGGAAATCTTTGTTTCATTCAAG GTAGGAGCTACAAGTATGACGGTCCTCAGAAGTTTATGGCAGGCCTATGGCTCCATGAGCACTGGGGAGGTTCAGATCATGCCCTG GCCTATTGGCTCCATGAGCACTGGGGAGGTTCAGAACATACAAAAAGTATGTTTGTCAAGTCTCACTCTCTGTCATGCAGCACATTGCCAAACTTGTTGGGAACAGAACTCTAGTTCTGCCCGTGCCTGCATTTAA
- the LOC131243267 gene encoding uncharacterized protein LOC131243267 isoform X2: MPDDLLGTPVSWLGCCTHLTPGICVKVDSTILSIVGVKDLLELYAKEHHILGMNKPQQLRELEIFVSFKVGATSMTVLRSLWQAYGSMSTGEVQIMPWPIGSMSTGEVQNIQKVCLSSLTLCHAAHCQTCWEQNSSSARACI; this comes from the exons ATGCCAGATGATCTTCTTGGCACACCTGTTTCATGGCTTGGATGTTGTACACACTTAACACCTGGCATTTGTGTTAAGGTTGATAGTACCATTCTGTCGATTGTGGGT GTTAAGGATCTTCTAGAGTTATATGCAAAGGAGCATCATATTCTTGGCATGAATAAACCCCAACAACTGAGAGAGTTGGAAATCTTTGTTTCATTCAAG GTAGGAGCTACAAGTATGACGGTCCTCAGAAGTTTATGGCAGGCCTATGGCTCCATGAGCACTGGGGAGGTTCAGATCATGCCCTG GCCTATTGGCTCCATGAGCACTGGGGAGGTTCAGAACATACAAAAAGTATGTTTGTCAAGTCTCACTCTCTGTCATGCAGCACATTGCCAAACTTGTTGGGAACAGAACTCTAGTTCTGCCCGTGCCTGCATTTAA